Proteins found in one Salmo salar chromosome ssa26, Ssal_v3.1, whole genome shotgun sequence genomic segment:
- the LOC106588035 gene encoding tubulin polymerization-promoting protein family member 3, producing the protein MAESTDLEQLMSSFKKFAIHGDTKATGKEMNGKNWAKLCKDCKIIDGKNVTGTDVDIVFTKVKAKTSRVITYEEFQRALEELAPKRFKGQSKEEALTSVYKLIEGKEPTNVGVTKMAKTAAVDRLTDTTKYTGSHKERFDESGKGRGKGGREELVEKTGYVGSYKNAGTYEEKTKAK; encoded by the exons ATGGCGGAGAGCACGGACCTGGAACAGCTGATGAGCTCTTTTAAGAAGTTTGCGATCCACGGAGACACCAAGGCTACAGGGAAGGAGATGAACGGGAAGAACTGGGCTAAACTGTGTAAGGACTGCAAGATCATCGACGGGAAGAATGTCACCGGCACTGACGTGGATATCGTCTTCACTAAAGTCAA AGCAAAGACGTCCCGGGTGATCACCTACGAGGAATTCCAGAGAGCCCTGGAGGAGCTGGCCCCTAAGAGGTTTAAAGGTCAGAGCAAAGAGGAGGCCCTAACGTCTGTCTACAAGCTGATAGAGGGCAAGGAGCCCACCAACGTAGGAGTCACG aAAATGGCGAAGACAGCCGCAGTGGACAGACTGACGGACACCACCAAGTACACAGGCTCCCACAAAGAGCGCTTCGACGAGAGCGGGAAGGGGAGGGGTAAAGGCGGGCGGGAGGAGCTGGTGGAGAAAACGGGCTACGTTGGCTCCTACAAGAACGCCGGAACCTACGAGGAGAAAACCAAGGCTAAGTAG